One window from the genome of Haladaptatus paucihalophilus DX253 encodes:
- a CDS encoding deoxyhypusine synthase, with product MNDDHGDGDDHDEHHVHREEFHHDPIAHAEVRAGMTVGELADEYGAAGVGAANLHKAVDIYADMLSDDVTNFFGLAGAMVPTGMRKIVADLIRDGHIDALVTTGANLTHDAIEGIGGKHHHGRDEQDDKSMREHDEQLRDEEVDRIYNVYLPQEHFALFESHLRSEVFPNIEETVTIQRMVEELGRANSEVNEREGIEEDAGIAAAAYENDVPIYCPAVQDSVLGLQAWMYSQTSDFQLDALKDMTHLTDLAFEAETSGAMVVGGGVPKNYVLQTMLVSPKAYDYAVQLTMDPPQTGGLSGATLDEARSWGKLEKAARNVSVYADATITLPLVVAAARERIE from the coding sequence ACGACGACCACGGCGACGGAGACGACCACGACGAACATCACGTCCACCGCGAGGAGTTTCACCACGACCCGATAGCCCACGCGGAAGTGCGTGCGGGCATGACCGTCGGCGAACTGGCCGACGAGTACGGGGCCGCGGGTGTCGGTGCTGCGAACCTCCACAAGGCCGTGGACATCTACGCCGACATGCTCTCCGACGACGTGACCAACTTCTTCGGCCTCGCGGGCGCGATGGTGCCGACCGGCATGCGCAAAATCGTCGCAGACCTCATCCGAGACGGGCACATCGACGCGCTGGTGACGACCGGCGCGAACCTTACCCACGACGCCATCGAGGGCATCGGGGGAAAGCACCACCACGGGAGAGATGAGCAGGACGACAAATCCATGCGCGAACACGACGAGCAACTGCGCGACGAGGAAGTGGACCGAATCTACAACGTCTATCTTCCACAAGAGCACTTCGCGCTGTTCGAGTCCCACCTCCGCTCTGAAGTGTTCCCGAACATCGAGGAGACGGTCACCATCCAGCGCATGGTCGAGGAACTCGGCCGCGCGAACAGCGAGGTGAACGAACGCGAGGGAATCGAGGAGGACGCCGGAATCGCGGCGGCGGCCTACGAGAACGACGTTCCCATCTACTGTCCGGCAGTGCAGGATTCAGTTCTCGGCTTGCAGGCGTGGATGTACTCCCAGACCTCCGATTTCCAACTGGACGCGCTGAAAGACATGACCCACCTCACGGACCTCGCGTTCGAGGCAGAGACTTCCGGCGCGATGGTGGTCGGCGGCGGCGTGCCCAAAAACTACGTCCTTCAGACGATGCTCGTCTCGCCCAAGGCCTACGACTACGCCGTCCAGTTGACGATGGACCCGCCACAGACCGGCGGCCTCTCCGGTGCCACGCTGGACGAAGCGCGCTCGTGGGGCAAACTCGAAAAGGCCGCCCGAAACGTCTCCGTCTACGCCGACGCGACCATCACGCTTCCGCTGGTCGTCGCCGCCGCGCGGGAGCGAATCGAGTAG
- a CDS encoding pyridoxamine 5'-phosphate oxidase family protein, whose amino-acid sequence MADVLPDDAEACLAEESVMAHLATCSDDRPHVAPVWYHYDDGTVSILTGGRKLANIRENPRVAVSVQQDTAGRAEWKVTMQGTAMVVEDEEETLKAAERINPRYGADADAYPENTLVKIEVGSGTFTRY is encoded by the coding sequence ATGGCAGACGTTCTCCCCGACGACGCCGAAGCGTGCCTCGCGGAGGAATCCGTGATGGCGCACCTCGCAACGTGTTCCGACGACAGACCGCACGTCGCGCCGGTCTGGTACCACTACGACGACGGAACGGTCTCGATTCTCACCGGCGGTCGGAAACTGGCGAACATCCGTGAGAACCCGCGCGTCGCGGTTTCGGTCCAGCAGGACACCGCCGGACGGGCGGAGTGGAAGGTCACGATGCAGGGAACGGCGATGGTCGTCGAGGACGAGGAGGAGACGCTCAAAGCCGCCGAGCGAATCAACCCGCGATACGGTGCGGATGCGGACGCTTACCCCGAGAACACGCTCGTGAAAATCGAAGTCGGGTCGGGGACGTTTACCCGCTACTGA
- a CDS encoding NAD(P)/FAD-dependent oxidoreductase, whose product MTTDYDVIVGGSGIAGSTTATILADAGLDVLLVEAGAHPRFVIGEGLLPQSSMWMWIVGEYFDIPEIRYLSDANEVVNNITSSCGIKHSIAFSYHREGESFDGDDVHQLIPPQLPFYSESHFLRADIDHYLVETAEAYGVEYVEEMPIVDVDIDSDEVTVTTDDGTTTAAFYVDATGGNSVLAEERGYREDAPAFATDSRAIFAHVEGLEPFDDVIAEADRPGQSNRLHDGTLHHVFDGGWMWVIPFDNFERSDATKASVGLVLDRDAYPVDESVTPEEEFFGIVERFPGIAHHLEGVEPTMPWIRTGRLQRSASRSSGHRHFLTGSTYGFVDPLYSLGLVHTFESVFVSTNLLLDAFEAEDFSAERFERLDELHREQTETVDATVSNAYKALGDFAVWNAWAQFALAQMLFEDLYIQRHCFDYLESGECAVFDGLLTERRPGDEAPFAPDASAIFEITSVALDDYATGEVSAEAAAEVILGELRDAEWLPKHVYDWGNEDARHVDFSDPELVEAFITWGKTESPDHLREQLFDFQLPEME is encoded by the coding sequence ATGACCACCGACTACGACGTAATCGTGGGCGGATCCGGCATCGCCGGATCGACGACGGCGACGATCCTCGCCGACGCCGGGCTGGACGTGCTGCTGGTCGAGGCGGGTGCACATCCACGCTTCGTCATCGGTGAAGGACTGTTACCACAGAGTTCGATGTGGATGTGGATAGTCGGCGAATACTTCGATATCCCGGAGATACGGTATCTGAGCGACGCAAACGAGGTCGTAAACAACATCACGTCGTCGTGCGGGATCAAACACTCGATTGCGTTCAGCTACCACCGAGAGGGCGAGTCGTTCGACGGCGACGACGTCCACCAACTCATCCCGCCGCAGTTGCCGTTCTACAGCGAGAGTCACTTCCTGCGCGCCGATATCGACCACTACCTCGTCGAGACCGCCGAGGCGTATGGCGTCGAATACGTCGAAGAGATGCCCATCGTCGATGTCGATATCGATTCCGATGAGGTTACCGTCACCACCGACGACGGGACGACGACAGCCGCCTTCTACGTCGACGCGACCGGTGGCAACTCGGTCCTCGCCGAGGAGCGCGGCTACCGCGAGGACGCGCCAGCGTTCGCCACCGACTCTCGGGCCATCTTCGCACACGTAGAGGGACTGGAGCCGTTCGACGACGTGATCGCCGAAGCCGACCGTCCCGGACAGTCGAACCGTCTCCACGACGGGACACTCCACCACGTCTTCGACGGCGGCTGGATGTGGGTCATTCCGTTCGATAACTTCGAGCGCTCGGACGCGACGAAGGCGAGCGTCGGGTTAGTGCTCGACCGCGACGCCTACCCGGTCGATGAGTCCGTGACCCCTGAGGAGGAGTTCTTCGGCATCGTCGAGCGGTTCCCCGGTATCGCGCATCACCTCGAGGGTGTCGAGCCGACGATGCCGTGGATTCGAACGGGACGCCTCCAACGCAGCGCCAGTCGCTCGTCCGGCCATCGCCACTTCCTGACGGGAAGCACGTACGGCTTCGTTGACCCGCTGTACTCCCTCGGCCTGGTGCACACCTTCGAGTCGGTGTTCGTCTCGACGAACCTCCTATTGGACGCGTTCGAGGCCGAAGACTTCTCGGCCGAGCGCTTCGAGCGGCTCGACGAGCTCCACCGCGAGCAGACCGAGACGGTCGATGCCACCGTCAGCAACGCGTACAAGGCGCTCGGTGACTTCGCCGTCTGGAACGCGTGGGCACAGTTCGCGCTCGCACAGATGTTGTTCGAGGACCTCTACATCCAGCGCCACTGTTTCGACTACCTCGAATCGGGCGAGTGCGCGGTCTTCGACGGCCTGCTCACCGAACGCAGACCGGGCGACGAAGCGCCGTTCGCCCCTGATGCGAGTGCGATATTCGAGATCACATCGGTCGCACTCGACGACTACGCGACCGGAGAAGTGTCGGCCGAGGCGGCGGCCGAGGTCATCCTCGGCGAACTGCGCGACGCCGAGTGGCTGCCGAAGCACGTCTACGACTGGGGGAACGAGGATGCCCGTCACGTCGATTTCAGCGATCCGGAACTCGTCGAGGCGTTCATCACGTGGGGGAAGACCGAATCGCCGGACCATCTCCGCGAGCAACTCTTCGACTTCCAGCTTCCAGAGATGGAGTAA
- a CDS encoding helix-turn-helix transcriptional regulator translates to MDQSALDDDIQLLRRAPMLAACRNDPVSRSTIAERADCSRTTAYRATTELVEEGLLGKVDDGYRLTGFGTTTLDRIEQFRAALDGARQLRPVLDYIDAPVLRANAHLFADATVIEADSEAPYAIEQHLESIIANTNERIYGVSTSFGSPITLTRTVDRVEAGVEFEWGLPRAVLDRLENQHGDLHTTVRAHQNTTVHIVEDAVVDFSLYDDTLVLTGFDSDRGTLAAVAITDSPDARAWADRLYRRYRHRADTLDSTAQSG, encoded by the coding sequence ATGGATCAATCGGCACTCGATGACGACATTCAGTTGCTGCGACGGGCTCCGATGCTGGCTGCCTGTCGTAATGATCCTGTGAGTCGCTCGACTATCGCAGAACGGGCGGACTGTTCGCGGACAACAGCGTACCGGGCGACGACTGAACTCGTCGAAGAGGGGCTACTCGGAAAAGTCGACGACGGCTATCGACTCACTGGCTTCGGGACGACGACGCTCGATCGCATCGAACAGTTCCGGGCGGCACTCGATGGAGCCAGACAACTCCGGCCGGTGTTGGACTATATCGACGCCCCAGTGTTGCGTGCAAACGCCCATCTGTTCGCGGACGCGACGGTCATCGAGGCTGACTCCGAGGCACCCTACGCCATCGAACAGCACCTAGAGTCCATCATTGCCAACACCAACGAGCGCATCTACGGCGTCTCGACGAGTTTCGGCTCACCGATAACCCTCACCCGAACGGTCGACCGAGTCGAGGCTGGCGTCGAGTTCGAGTGGGGCCTCCCACGAGCGGTACTCGATCGCCTCGAAAACCAGCACGGCGACTTGCACACAACGGTTCGAGCCCATCAGAATACCACTGTGCACATCGTTGAGGACGCGGTGGTCGACTTCTCCCTCTACGACGACACGCTCGTGCTCACTGGCTTCGACAGCGACCGCGGAACGCTGGCTGCCGTCGCTATCACGGATAGCCCCGACGCCCGTGCATGGGCCGATAGACTCTACCGTCGATACAGGCATCGGGCAGATACACTCGATTCGACAGCGCAGTCTGGATAG
- a CDS encoding ion transporter, which yields MGSHGALRAPRDFRERVQFYLVDHRTPLGKAIDIWLLVLNLLFVGVFVAQTYSVSATMEAWLWRFEVGIALVFVAEYVLRLYGAQNRLAEFTNPYTMVDLLSVFPTMAVLFLPIPVIIINIGFLRVIRVVRVLRFYRFTQDEEFFFGTVSVGTLRTMKLLLTVLVIFFVSAGLFFSVEHRVNPAVNNFGDAFYYTVVTLTTVGFGDIIPLTWMGRWVTVAGVLAAIILVPWQAGKIVREWAHREKVNVTCPQCGLSYHDPDASHCKACGHVIYQEYDSRQ from the coding sequence ATGGGGAGTCACGGAGCGCTACGAGCACCACGCGATTTTCGAGAGCGGGTGCAGTTTTACCTCGTAGACCACCGAACGCCGCTCGGGAAGGCGATCGATATCTGGCTACTGGTGTTGAACCTGCTGTTCGTCGGCGTCTTCGTCGCACAAACGTACTCCGTTTCGGCGACGATGGAGGCGTGGCTGTGGCGATTCGAAGTCGGCATCGCACTCGTGTTCGTAGCGGAGTACGTCCTCAGGCTGTACGGTGCCCAGAACCGCCTTGCGGAGTTCACGAACCCGTATACGATGGTCGACTTGCTATCGGTGTTCCCGACGATGGCCGTGTTGTTCCTGCCTATTCCCGTGATCATCATCAATATCGGGTTCCTCCGGGTCATTCGCGTCGTTCGGGTGCTTCGGTTCTACCGATTTACGCAGGACGAGGAGTTCTTCTTCGGAACCGTGTCGGTCGGCACCCTCCGGACCATGAAACTCCTGCTGACGGTGTTGGTCATCTTCTTTGTCTCCGCGGGCCTGTTCTTCAGCGTCGAGCACCGGGTAAATCCCGCCGTGAACAACTTCGGTGACGCGTTCTACTACACGGTCGTAACCCTCACGACTGTCGGGTTCGGAGACATAATTCCGCTCACCTGGATGGGCCGGTGGGTGACGGTGGCTGGCGTGCTCGCCGCTATCATCCTCGTCCCGTGGCAGGCCGGGAAGATAGTTCGAGAATGGGCGCACCGGGAGAAAGTCAACGTCACGTGTCCCCAGTGTGGTCTCTCCTACCACGACCCGGATGCGTCGCACTGTAAAGCGTGCGGGCACGTCATCTATCAGGAGTACGACTCGCGGCAGTAG